Proteins encoded by one window of Apus apus isolate bApuApu2 chromosome 15, bApuApu2.pri.cur, whole genome shotgun sequence:
- the AURKA gene encoding aurora kinase A — MDKNTKENHSGYPGRAAKVANPIWDSPKRVPVSQHSAQSRLLNSGVQAQRVLCPSNLAQRVPVQSQKSVLSNQKLSHHQTMQQPRPKLLVQATSRPQVPSKNNEKSQQAPVPAKNSEAESTSKQRNEETAKKKSEETKKRQWSLDDFEIGRPLGKGKFGNVYLAREKQSKFILALKVLFKTQLEEAGVEHQLRREVEIQSHLRHPNILRLYGYFHDVTRVYLILEYAPRGEVYKELQKLTKFDEQRTATYITELADALSYCHSKSVIHRDIKPENLLLGSNGELKIADFGWSVHAPSSRRTTLCGTLDYLPPEMIEGRTHDEKVDIWSLGVLCYEFLVGKPPFEAATYQETYRAISRVEFKFPPFVTEGARDLISKLLKHNPFYRLPLKDVLLHPWITANSTKMPESRKSDVAASSRT, encoded by the exons ATGGACAAGAACACGAAAGAGAACCATTCCGGATACCCCGGTCGTGCTGCCAAG GTTGCCAATCCCATTTGGGATAGCCCAAAACGTGTCCCTGTGTCTCAGCATTCTGCCCAGAGCCGCTTACTGAACAGTGGAGTCCAAGCACAACGTGTTCTGTGTCCTTCAAACTTGGCCCAGCGAGTTCCTGTGCAATCACAGAAATCTGTACTGTCAAACCAAAAACTGTCTCATCACCAGACAATGCAGCAGCCCCGACCAAAACTTCTGGTCCAAGCGACCTCTAGGCCTCAAGTTCCAAGCAAGAACAATGAAAAATCTCAACAGGCTCCAGTCCCTG CAAAGAATTCTGAAGCAGAAAGCACCTCTaaacagagaaatgaagagactgctaaaaagaaaagtgaagagaCTAAAAA aagGCAATGGTCTCTTGATGATTTTGAAATTGGTCGTCctctggggaaaggaaaatttgGAAATGTGTACCTGGCACGTGAGAAGCAGAGTAAATTTATTCTTGCACTGAAAGTGCTCTTTAAAACACAACTTGAGGAAGCTGGTGTAGAACATCAACTACGAAGAGAAGTTGAAATCCAGTCTCATCTTAG GCACCCCAACATTCTCAGATTATACGGCTACTTCCATGATGTGACAAGAGTCTACCTGATTCTGGAGTATGCACCTCGTGGAGAAGTCTACAAAGAACTTCAGAAGCTTACCAAGTTTGATGAGCAAAGAACTGCTACT TACATCACAGAACTAGCAGATGCCTTATCATACTGTCATTCAAAGAGTGTGATTCACCGAGACATCAAGCCAGAAAACTTGTTGCTTGGCTCAAATGGAGAATTAAAAATTGCTGACTTTGGATGGTCGGTGCATGCTCCATCTTCTAG gagaacAACTCTCTGTGGGACACTTGACTATCTGCCTCCTGAAATGATTGAGGGAAGAACGCATGATGAAAAGGTGGACATTTGGAGTCTGGGAGTTCTATGCTATGAATTTCTTGTAGGGAAACCACCTTTTGAAGCAGCAACATACCAGGAAACCTACAGAGCTATTTCCAGG gTGGAATTCAAGTTTCCTCCATTTGTAACAGAAGGTGCAAGGGATTTAATTTCCAAGCTCCTGAAGCATAACCCATTCTATCGACTGCCCCTGAAGGATGTACTGCTTCATCCCTGGATTACAGCAAACTCTACAAAGATGCCTGAGAGCAGAAAAAGTGATGTTGCTGCCTCATCCAGAACATAG